A stretch of Synechococcus sp. MIT S9220 DNA encodes these proteins:
- a CDS encoding 2-deoxyribose-5-phosphate aldolase — MTKSPRRQDLPDIPPLIHQALLNPLLQEEELLTLCDAAKQLGFGGVCVSLIHLEAVRKRLGGQGPVTLIATVAFPFGALPAELKQAQAEWAAAHGAEALEVTPDWSALVNGRANSFAEELAAIAALDLPMTVVMDMNQLTEAQLALAAEAAMDAGAASLQAGNGFGAAVSPSQIRELRQLTRGRCAIKAAGGIRELEQALDLVEAGAIALGTGHGPALVKALRQPRR, encoded by the coding sequence ATGACCAAGTCACCGCGCCGGCAGGACCTGCCGGACATCCCCCCTCTGATTCACCAGGCTCTGCTCAATCCACTCCTGCAAGAGGAGGAACTGCTGACGCTCTGCGACGCAGCCAAACAACTGGGCTTCGGCGGCGTGTGCGTCAGCCTCATCCACCTCGAAGCAGTGCGCAAGCGCCTGGGGGGACAGGGACCGGTGACGTTGATCGCCACCGTTGCCTTTCCATTCGGAGCACTGCCCGCCGAACTGAAACAGGCCCAGGCCGAATGGGCTGCTGCCCATGGTGCCGAAGCCCTCGAAGTCACACCCGACTGGTCTGCTCTCGTGAACGGTCGCGCCAACAGCTTCGCCGAGGAGCTGGCAGCGATCGCAGCACTGGATCTACCCATGACCGTCGTGATGGATATGAATCAGCTAACTGAGGCGCAGCTTGCTCTGGCAGCGGAGGCCGCCATGGATGCAGGGGCTGCATCGCTGCAGGCCGGCAACGGATTTGGAGCAGCGGTCTCCCCCAGTCAGATCAGAGAACTACGGCAGCTCACCCGAGGCCGTTGCGCCATCAAGGCCGCCGGTGGGATCAGGGAGCTTGAACAGGCGCTTGATCTCGTGGAAGCAGGAGCCATCGCGCTGGGAACCGGTCACGGTCCAGCGTTGGTGAAAGCCCTGCGACAACCACGACGATGA
- a CDS encoding YggS family pyridoxal phosphate-dependent enzyme, translating to MTEIQTRWQQLQQRLPQGVNLLAVSKMQPASAVRELAACGQIDFGESRVQEALPKQQALADLTALRWHFIGRLQANKVRAVVKAFSWIHSIDSMALAERSSRIALEEGCCPSVLFQVKLRSDPSKGGWDPQSLKEAWPVLRQLPGLKASGLMTMAPLGLDSIERQGLFRDCRDLADELDLSQCSMGMSGDWPQAAAAGATWVRVGSALFGARPPVSS from the coding sequence GTGACGGAGATTCAGACCCGCTGGCAGCAACTGCAACAGCGTCTTCCGCAGGGAGTCAACCTGCTTGCTGTGAGCAAGATGCAGCCTGCGTCGGCAGTTCGAGAGCTTGCCGCTTGTGGTCAGATTGATTTCGGCGAAAGTCGGGTTCAGGAGGCTTTGCCTAAGCAGCAGGCTCTCGCCGACCTCACCGCTTTGCGCTGGCATTTCATTGGCCGCCTGCAGGCCAATAAGGTCCGCGCGGTGGTGAAGGCCTTCAGCTGGATTCATTCCATCGACTCGATGGCGCTGGCGGAGCGTTCATCCCGAATTGCCCTGGAGGAGGGGTGTTGTCCTTCAGTGTTGTTCCAGGTGAAGCTGAGGTCTGATCCCTCTAAGGGCGGCTGGGATCCTCAGTCACTTAAAGAGGCCTGGCCCGTGTTGCGACAGTTGCCTGGACTGAAGGCCTCCGGGCTGATGACGATGGCTCCGTTGGGACTAGACAGCATCGAGCGTCAGGGGCTTTTCAGGGATTGCCGTGATCTGGCGGATGAGCTCGATCTGTCTCAATGTTCGATGGGGATGAGCGGCGACTGGCCGCAAGCTGCCGCCGCCGGTGCGACCTGGGTTCGTGTGGGATCAGCCCTGTTTGGTGCGCGGCCGCCTGTGTCTTCTTGA
- a CDS encoding cell division protein SepF, translating into MSLISRLRAVVAGDDYLDGDYDELDYDTGEQDDSMQGMSSVNSSALAPLDASNPFEMDQNFSGSNVIGMPGISSGTAEVSLMEPRSFDEMPRAIQALRERKTVILNLTMMEPDQAQRAVDFVAGGTFAIDGHQERVGESIFLFAPSCVTVTNASQDESTTPTVVTKDVEQTSAESSVAPAPAWAVSDAAAL; encoded by the coding sequence GTGTCGTTGATTTCTCGTCTTCGTGCGGTCGTTGCTGGTGACGATTACCTAGATGGCGATTATGACGAGCTCGACTACGACACAGGCGAGCAAGATGACAGCATGCAGGGCATGTCGTCTGTCAACAGCAGTGCTCTAGCGCCTCTGGATGCATCCAATCCGTTTGAGATGGACCAGAACTTCTCAGGTTCGAATGTGATCGGGATGCCTGGGATTAGTTCCGGCACCGCAGAGGTTTCTCTGATGGAGCCGCGCAGTTTTGATGAAATGCCAAGGGCGATTCAGGCCTTGCGCGAACGCAAGACCGTGATTCTCAACCTCACGATGATGGAGCCTGATCAGGCTCAAAGAGCGGTTGATTTCGTGGCCGGTGGAACGTTCGCCATTGATGGACATCAAGAGCGTGTTGGCGAGAGCATTTTCCTGTTTGCCCCGAGTTGCGTCACTGTGACCAACGCCAGTCAGGACGAAAGCACGACTCCAACGGTTGTCACCAAGGATGTTGAGCAAACTTCAGCTGAGAGCAGCGTTGCTCCCGCACCGGCCTGGGCTGTTTCGGATGCCGCCGCTCTTTGA
- a CDS encoding glycosyltransferase family 4 protein: MTHIAWLGKKTPFCGNVIYGLSTTEALRARGHQTSFIHFDNPKAPGSSTSLLANDPDVSLPYLVKSQVYTIPSPGAQRELRESLERLQPDLVHASLTLSPLDFRLPELCQQLGVPLVATFHPPFDASLRNLTAGTQQLTYQLYAPALSKYDRVIVFSDLQAEFLARLGVREDRLAVIPNGVDTNQWSPADPRPEPGITPPIGSAMHQVRCRLGQERVFLYMGRVATEKNVEALLQSWRLVAMQGCRLVIVGEGPLRSTLQNSYDDDDVLWWGYEADLATRIALLQCAEVFVLPSLVEGLSLALLEAMASGCACVATDAGADGEVLAGGAGIVMSTLGVTSQLRTLLPVLRDQPVLTRELGRQARERVLERYTISRNIDALEQLYGELMRRAPLAA, from the coding sequence GTGACGCATATTGCCTGGCTGGGCAAAAAAACTCCGTTCTGCGGCAATGTCATCTACGGGCTCAGCACAACGGAGGCCCTGAGGGCACGGGGTCATCAGACCAGTTTCATTCACTTCGATAATCCGAAGGCACCTGGCAGCAGCACATCGCTTCTCGCCAACGATCCCGATGTCAGCCTTCCGTATCTGGTCAAATCGCAGGTTTACACAATCCCCTCGCCGGGTGCCCAGCGTGAGTTGCGGGAATCGCTGGAACGTCTGCAACCTGATCTGGTGCATGCAAGTCTCACGCTGTCGCCGCTGGATTTCCGACTGCCGGAGCTCTGTCAGCAGTTGGGAGTCCCCCTGGTGGCCACCTTCCACCCTCCCTTCGACGCCAGCCTCCGCAACCTGACGGCAGGGACACAGCAACTCACTTATCAGCTCTACGCACCGGCACTCTCCAAGTACGACCGGGTGATCGTGTTCTCCGATCTACAAGCTGAATTCCTGGCGCGTCTTGGCGTACGCGAAGACCGTTTAGCCGTGATCCCCAACGGGGTTGATACCAACCAGTGGAGTCCCGCTGACCCACGACCAGAACCGGGCATCACACCGCCCATCGGCAGCGCAATGCATCAGGTGCGCTGCCGTCTTGGTCAGGAGCGCGTCTTCCTCTACATGGGACGCGTTGCCACCGAAAAAAACGTGGAAGCTCTTCTGCAGTCTTGGCGTCTGGTCGCCATGCAGGGCTGTCGCCTGGTGATCGTCGGCGAAGGGCCTTTGCGCAGCACCCTGCAGAACAGTTACGACGACGATGACGTGCTCTGGTGGGGCTACGAAGCCGATCTGGCCACGCGCATTGCCTTGCTGCAATGCGCCGAGGTGTTCGTGCTTCCCTCTCTGGTGGAGGGGCTTTCACTCGCCTTGCTTGAAGCTATGGCCAGTGGCTGTGCCTGTGTGGCCACCGATGCTGGAGCCGACGGAGAAGTGCTCGCTGGTGGGGCAGGAATCGTGATGAGCACCCTGGGCGTGACCAGCCAACTGCGCACCTTGCTTCCGGTGCTGCGTGATCAACCCGTTTTGACGCGCGAACTAGGACGACAGGCCCGCGAAAGAGTGCTGGAGCGTTACACCATCAGCCGCAATATCGACGCACTCGAGCAGTTGTATGGCGAGCTAATGCGTCGAGCTCCGCTGGCGGCCTAG
- the recO gene encoding DNA repair protein RecO — protein sequence MSGDKRLSGLALKVGPLGEHDRLLTLLSDEAGVVRLAVPGARKPRSSLAAAVPLTLLELQVVGRRSLKRVRQLQVVHNYSGVGKQLETLAAAQALAELAIALVSDCDPVPGMLDAVLIHLESFEALSRSDQPNADLCLAMLVQAGVHLLALGGYGIPLQICCRTGADLAPPIGQWEWRCSLLPEEGLAIGSLPGATLQFNPSELALLQRLPRAELPRRRDGQLMGPRPVWLKLLAVLECWCRTHLPRPVRSLEMVGNCMPSQ from the coding sequence ATGAGTGGGGACAAGCGCCTGTCTGGACTGGCCCTCAAGGTGGGGCCCCTCGGGGAGCATGACCGGCTGCTCACCCTGCTCAGTGATGAAGCCGGCGTGGTGCGACTGGCAGTGCCCGGAGCACGCAAGCCACGCAGCAGCCTTGCCGCGGCAGTCCCGCTCACTCTGCTGGAACTGCAAGTGGTGGGTCGTCGCAGTTTGAAAAGGGTGCGTCAGCTGCAAGTCGTGCATAACTACAGCGGTGTTGGCAAGCAACTGGAAACACTGGCTGCCGCCCAAGCCCTGGCGGAACTAGCCATTGCCCTTGTGAGCGACTGCGACCCTGTTCCGGGAATGCTGGACGCGGTGCTGATTCATCTCGAGAGTTTCGAAGCCCTGAGCCGCTCCGACCAACCAAACGCAGATCTCTGCCTGGCCATGCTCGTGCAGGCGGGAGTGCATCTGCTGGCGCTGGGCGGCTATGGCATTCCACTGCAGATCTGCTGCCGCACTGGAGCAGATCTGGCTCCTCCAATCGGCCAGTGGGAATGGCGCTGCAGCCTTCTGCCTGAGGAGGGACTAGCGATCGGCTCATTACCGGGCGCCACGCTTCAGTTCAACCCATCCGAACTGGCTCTTTTGCAACGATTGCCCAGGGCGGAACTCCCCAGGAGACGCGATGGCCAACTGATGGGTCCACGTCCGGTGTGGCTGAAGCTCCTGGCTGTCCTGGAGTGCTGGTGCCGCACCCATTTGCCCCGCCCGGTGCGCTCACTGGAGATGGTCGGCAACTGCATGCCGTCGCAGTAA
- the proC gene encoding pyrroline-5-carboxylate reductase — MTVSVGVIGLGRMAQALIFPLIERGKLQSADVIGVVGSQSSVSRLTPDLPNGLTVVSASDPRAMDAWNAPVQLLAVKPQQLDAVAECVGPVPSGQSPLLISVLAGVTLERLQSQFPGRACVRAVPNTPCLVGEGLCGLAFAEGVSAQQRQWVKEAFDPVSEVLELPESRLDAFLALTSSGPAYVALVAEAMADGAVAAGLPRDQAHRLAHRTLAGTAALLDQQQLHPAQLKDMVASPGGTTMAALRKLENAGVRTALIEAVIAAAEHGRTLR, encoded by the coding sequence GTGACTGTTTCTGTTGGTGTGATTGGTCTGGGTCGGATGGCCCAGGCCCTGATCTTCCCTCTGATTGAACGAGGCAAGCTTCAGTCAGCCGATGTCATCGGGGTTGTTGGCAGTCAGTCTTCTGTCTCACGGCTGACCCCTGATTTGCCCAATGGGTTGACCGTTGTTTCCGCTTCTGATCCCCGGGCTATGGACGCCTGGAATGCTCCGGTTCAGTTGTTAGCGGTGAAGCCCCAGCAGCTTGATGCTGTGGCCGAATGCGTTGGGCCAGTTCCATCAGGCCAGTCGCCGCTGCTGATCTCTGTGTTGGCGGGCGTTACTCTGGAGCGTCTTCAGAGTCAATTTCCTGGTCGTGCGTGCGTGCGTGCGGTTCCTAATACCCCTTGCTTGGTGGGTGAAGGCTTGTGTGGACTTGCATTTGCAGAAGGTGTCTCGGCGCAGCAGCGTCAGTGGGTGAAGGAGGCTTTCGATCCAGTGAGCGAAGTTCTTGAGCTGCCGGAGTCCAGGCTTGATGCGTTTCTGGCGTTGACCTCCTCAGGCCCTGCTTACGTGGCTCTTGTGGCTGAAGCCATGGCTGATGGCGCAGTAGCTGCCGGTTTGCCGCGTGATCAAGCCCACCGGCTCGCTCATCGGACATTGGCCGGAACGGCTGCATTGCTCGATCAGCAGCAACTCCATCCAGCTCAGCTCAAAGATATGGTCGCCTCACCTGGCGGTACGACCATGGCGGCTCTGCGCAAATTGGAGAACGCTGGTGTTCGAACAGCCCTGATCGAAGCGGTGATTGCTGCCGCCGAACATGGACGGACTTTGCGCTAG
- a CDS encoding MFS transporter — protein sequence MSGSPLNSPEPVLPTGNNPEGGRGLQAVLRLSDFRKLWIGQIFSQLADKFYIVLMVFLIDQHLLLTTQQNGVLAEVASDYGLDISTRTKVITLLATGIFVANTLPAMVLGSVAGVWVDRWPKRRVMVASNGLRALMVMLTPLFLIPGPLILGLPWGYWGLIGMTFIESILTQFFAPAEQAAITLLVPGQHLLAANSLYQTTSMGATIVGFALGEPILRALNHLFSAVGVRGGEFILLPFCYGMAALSLLAVSHREREIHNDGRSVWHEIGEGLQVLKRIPTVRNAMVHLVLLYSLLAALYVLALQLAGLIRSLGPSGFGMLLAMSGLGMALGAVMMAQLGHHFSRRRLTAAGLGLITFSLVLLSQFKGSLNSTLAFCGILGIGAALVAIPAQTTIQEETPVSQRGRVFGLQNNLINIALSLPLVLAGTLVSSIGLSPVLWLLALLALVAALLERPWQRC from the coding sequence TTGAGCGGATCCCCCCTGAACAGTCCTGAGCCGGTTCTACCCACCGGCAACAATCCGGAGGGAGGCCGCGGGCTCCAGGCTGTGTTGCGCCTGAGCGACTTCCGCAAACTCTGGATCGGCCAGATCTTCTCTCAGCTGGCGGACAAGTTCTACATCGTGCTGATGGTCTTTCTGATCGATCAGCACTTGCTGCTGACCACCCAACAGAACGGCGTTCTTGCGGAGGTGGCCTCCGATTACGGTCTCGATATCAGTACCCGCACCAAAGTCATCACCCTTCTGGCCACGGGAATCTTCGTAGCGAACACACTGCCGGCGATGGTCCTGGGCAGCGTGGCGGGGGTGTGGGTTGACCGCTGGCCGAAACGACGGGTGATGGTGGCCTCGAACGGATTGCGGGCACTGATGGTGATGCTGACGCCTCTGTTTCTGATTCCAGGCCCCCTAATCCTGGGACTGCCCTGGGGCTACTGGGGTCTGATCGGCATGACGTTTATCGAATCGATCCTCACGCAGTTCTTCGCACCGGCCGAACAGGCGGCCATCACCCTGCTTGTGCCTGGCCAACACCTACTGGCAGCGAACTCGCTCTACCAAACCACCAGCATGGGAGCCACCATCGTCGGCTTCGCTCTGGGTGAGCCAATCCTGCGAGCACTGAATCACCTGTTCAGCGCGGTCGGCGTGCGCGGTGGTGAGTTCATTCTGCTGCCGTTCTGTTACGGCATGGCGGCCCTAAGCCTGCTGGCGGTCAGCCACCGGGAGCGGGAAATCCACAACGATGGTCGATCGGTCTGGCACGAAATCGGAGAAGGGCTGCAGGTGCTGAAGCGCATCCCCACGGTGCGCAACGCCATGGTTCATCTGGTGTTGCTCTACAGCCTGCTCGCGGCTCTCTACGTTCTGGCCCTTCAGCTGGCAGGCCTGATTCGCAGTCTTGGCCCCTCTGGTTTCGGCATGCTGCTGGCGATGAGCGGCCTGGGCATGGCTCTTGGCGCCGTGATGATGGCCCAGCTCGGTCATCACTTCAGTCGCCGTCGACTCACCGCAGCAGGACTCGGCCTGATCACCTTTTCATTGGTGTTGCTGAGCCAGTTCAAAGGCTCGCTCAACAGCACTCTGGCGTTCTGCGGAATCCTCGGGATCGGAGCCGCACTGGTCGCCATTCCGGCACAGACGACTATTCAGGAGGAAACTCCGGTCTCCCAGAGAGGCAGAGTCTTCGGTCTTCAGAACAACCTGATCAATATCGCTCTCAGCTTGCCGCTAGTGCTGGCAGGCACTCTGGTCAGCAGCATCGGGCTCAGTCCGGTGTTGTGGTTGCTCGCCCTGCTGGCACTTGTTGCCGCCTTGCTCGAACGACCTTGGCAACGCTGCTAG
- a CDS encoding energy-coupling factor transporter transmembrane protein EcfT — translation MDWLRQIPIGQYVDGAGGWLRQLDPRLKLLWVLVFLLTPVLAGPLWRVALVLALLLITLVSGLPARLWWRSLLLVSVLGCAVGLLAMLLPTGDPGASVHLRSPAEIPGLTLTSPSWELIRLGPLQLGSLQLGPLVVDRRSAELGLNSATLIVTVVHSVNLMLLSTPSEELMWSLSWWLAPLARLGVPIDRLSFQLLLALRFLPLVQEELQNLLRSLASRAVNLRRLGFKASFGLVLSVGERLLANILLRAEQGAEALLARGGTWLPADAFRPEQASKGAVPSILNGVAAVGLVTVLVLRGRYGAL, via the coding sequence ATGGATTGGCTGAGGCAGATTCCGATCGGGCAGTACGTGGATGGTGCCGGTGGTTGGCTGCGCCAGCTGGATCCCCGCCTGAAGCTGTTGTGGGTTCTGGTGTTTCTGCTCACGCCTGTACTGGCAGGCCCTCTGTGGCGCGTGGCGCTCGTGCTGGCCCTGCTGTTAATCACGTTGGTGAGTGGATTGCCAGCTCGGCTGTGGTGGCGCTCGTTGCTGCTGGTCAGTGTTCTCGGCTGTGCGGTCGGGCTGCTGGCCATGTTGCTGCCCACCGGTGATCCTGGAGCCAGCGTGCACCTGCGGTCGCCGGCGGAGATTCCAGGCCTCACACTGACCTCACCTTCCTGGGAGTTGATTCGTCTAGGGCCTCTGCAGTTGGGATCTCTGCAACTGGGCCCGCTTGTGGTCGATCGCCGCTCGGCTGAATTGGGGTTGAACAGCGCCACCTTGATCGTGACCGTTGTCCACAGCGTGAATCTGATGTTGCTGTCGACCCCCAGTGAGGAGTTGATGTGGTCTCTCAGTTGGTGGTTGGCTCCCCTGGCTCGACTTGGAGTGCCGATTGATCGACTGAGCTTTCAGCTGCTTCTGGCTCTTCGCTTTCTGCCGTTGGTTCAGGAAGAACTCCAGAACCTGTTGCGCTCGCTCGCCAGTCGTGCCGTCAACCTGCGCCGGCTCGGTTTTAAAGCTTCCTTCGGGCTTGTGCTTTCAGTGGGAGAGCGCCTTCTGGCCAACATCCTGCTGCGTGCAGAACAAGGTGCTGAAGCGTTGCTTGCGCGAGGTGGAACCTGGTTGCCTGCAGATGCGTTTCGTCCTGAGCAGGCTTCGAAGGGTGCTGTCCCAAGCATTCTCAACGGGGTTGCTGCTGTGGGGCTTGTCACTGTTCTTGTTCTGCGCGGAAGGTACGGTGCTCTCTGA
- a CDS encoding PipX family protein, which produces MSAEGYLNHPTFGMLYRVAPAGEGRDVYATLYAQRMFFLVTLQPRGAQFEVIPYLDARHHAELNLARRRRDASEDYGSWKQLFDQTFI; this is translated from the coding sequence GTGAGCGCTGAGGGTTATCTCAACCACCCCACCTTTGGGATGCTCTACAGAGTGGCCCCTGCGGGGGAAGGTCGTGATGTGTACGCCACCTTGTACGCCCAGCGCATGTTCTTTCTCGTCACCCTGCAGCCTCGAGGGGCTCAGTTTGAAGTGATTCCTTATCTAGATGCGCGCCACCACGCTGAGTTGAATCTTGCCCGCCGTCGCCGGGATGCTTCGGAGGATTACGGCAGCTGGAAGCAGTTATTCGATCAGACCTTCATCTGA
- the der gene encoding ribosome biogenesis GTPase Der, producing MARPVVAIIGRPNVGKSTLVNRLCRSREAIVHDQPGVTRDRTYQDGYWGDREFKVVDTGGLVFDDDSEFLPEIREQAALALEEASVAVVIVDGQQGLTASDEAIAEFLRGQRCPTLLAVNKCESPDQGLAMAAEFWSLGLGEPYPISAIHGAGTAEVLDRVLTFLPPKDQEGDQEEPIQMAIIGRPNVGKSSLLNAICGEQRAIVSPIRGTTRDTIDTSIVRENRPWRLVDTAGIRRRRSVNYGPEFFGINRSFKAIERSDVCVLVIDALDGVTEQDQRLAGRIEEDGRACVVVVNKWDAVEKDSHTMTAMEKELRSKLYFLDWAQMLFTSALTGQRVDSIFALAVLAVEQHRRRVSTSVVNEVLKEALSWRSPPTTRGGRQGRLYYGTQVATRPPSFTLFVNDPKLFGDTYRRYVERQIREGLGFDGTPLKLFWRGKQQRDAEKDLARQQNHQG from the coding sequence TTGGCGCGTCCCGTCGTCGCGATTATCGGGCGCCCCAACGTTGGTAAATCCACGCTGGTCAATCGTCTCTGCCGAAGTCGAGAGGCGATCGTCCACGACCAGCCAGGTGTGACGCGTGATCGCACCTATCAAGATGGCTATTGGGGAGATCGCGAATTCAAGGTGGTCGACACCGGTGGGTTGGTGTTCGATGACGACAGTGAGTTTCTGCCTGAAATCCGTGAGCAGGCTGCGCTGGCTCTCGAGGAGGCCAGTGTTGCTGTGGTGATTGTTGATGGTCAGCAGGGCCTCACGGCATCGGATGAGGCCATCGCGGAGTTCCTGCGCGGTCAGCGTTGTCCAACGCTGCTCGCGGTGAACAAGTGCGAGTCACCTGATCAGGGTCTGGCCATGGCTGCGGAGTTCTGGAGCCTTGGCCTCGGAGAGCCCTACCCCATTTCCGCAATTCATGGTGCAGGCACTGCAGAAGTCCTGGATCGGGTGCTCACATTCCTGCCTCCGAAAGATCAAGAGGGTGATCAGGAAGAGCCGATTCAAATGGCCATCATTGGTCGTCCCAACGTGGGTAAATCAAGCCTTCTGAATGCCATTTGCGGTGAACAGAGGGCCATTGTGAGTCCGATTCGAGGCACCACGCGCGACACGATCGACACCAGCATCGTGCGTGAAAACCGTCCTTGGCGCCTGGTGGACACCGCTGGGATCCGCCGGCGTCGCAGTGTTAATTACGGGCCTGAATTCTTTGGAATCAACCGCAGTTTCAAGGCGATTGAGCGCAGTGATGTGTGCGTGCTGGTGATCGATGCATTGGACGGTGTGACCGAGCAGGATCAACGCCTTGCAGGTCGCATCGAAGAAGACGGTCGGGCCTGCGTGGTTGTTGTCAATAAATGGGATGCCGTGGAGAAGGACAGCCATACCATGACGGCCATGGAGAAGGAGCTGCGTTCCAAGCTGTATTTCCTCGACTGGGCCCAGATGCTGTTCACCTCAGCACTCACCGGCCAGCGTGTTGACAGCATTTTCGCTCTGGCTGTTCTGGCTGTGGAGCAGCACCGTCGTCGTGTCAGCACTTCCGTGGTCAACGAAGTGCTGAAGGAAGCCCTCAGCTGGCGGAGCCCGCCGACAACAAGAGGCGGACGTCAGGGCCGGCTGTACTACGGCACCCAGGTGGCAACCAGGCCCCCGAGTTTCACCCTGTTCGTGAATGACCCCAAGCTGTTCGGTGACACCTATCGGCGTTATGTCGAGCGTCAGATCCGGGAAGGGCTCGGATTTGATGGCACTCCCTTGAAGCTGTTCTGGCGTGGGAAGCAGCAGCGCGACGCCGAAAAGGATCTGGCCAGGCAGCAGAACCATCAGGGCTGA